One window of Microcoleus vaginatus PCC 9802 genomic DNA carries:
- the hflB gene encoding ATP-dependent zinc metalloprotease FtsH — translation MKISWRTILLWTLPALVIGFFLWQGAFAPSPAEMSKNTASTRLSYGRFLDYLNAGRVTSVDLYDGGRTAIVLAVDPELDNHEQRWRVDLPSNAPELVSRLRDSKISFDTHPLRNDGAVWGLLGNLVFPLLLVGGLFFLFRRGGNVPGGPGQAMNFGKSKARFQMEAKTGVLFDDVAGVEEAKEELQEVVTFLKKPERFTAVGAKIPKGVLLVGPPGTGKTLLAKAIAGEAGVPFFSISGSEFVEMFVGVGASRVRDLFKKAKENAPCIIFIDEIDAVGRQRGAGIGGGNDEREQTLNQLLTEMDGFEGNTGIIIIAATNRPDVLDSALLRPGRFDRQVSVDTPDIKGRLEILEVHARNKKLSAEISLDAIARRTPGFTGADLANLLNEAAILTARRRKEAITMLEVDDAVDRVVAGMEGTPLVDSKSKRLIAYHEIGHAIVGTIIQAHDPVQKVTLVPRGQARGLTWFMPSEDQGLISRSQILARISGALGGRAAEEVVFGDAEVTTGAGNDLQQVSGMARQMVTRYGMSTLGPIALEAQQSEIFLGRDYTARSEYSEEIASRIDGQVRSIVDHCYDDARRIIRENRTVIDRLVDLLIEKETIDGEELRLIVSEYTFVPEKEQYVPQL, via the coding sequence ATGAAAATTTCTTGGCGAACTATACTACTTTGGACTTTACCCGCCTTAGTCATCGGCTTTTTCTTGTGGCAGGGGGCCTTTGCCCCATCCCCCGCAGAAATGAGCAAGAACACCGCCAGCACCCGCCTGAGCTACGGTCGATTCTTAGATTACTTAAACGCCGGTCGAGTGACCAGCGTTGACCTTTACGACGGAGGTCGGACGGCTATTGTCCTAGCAGTCGATCCCGAACTGGACAATCACGAGCAGCGGTGGCGGGTTGACTTGCCCTCAAATGCCCCGGAACTGGTTTCTAGGCTCAGAGACTCCAAAATCAGCTTCGACACTCACCCACTACGCAATGACGGTGCTGTCTGGGGACTTTTAGGCAATCTAGTATTTCCCCTCTTGTTAGTAGGAGGCCTGTTTTTCCTCTTCCGCCGCGGTGGCAACGTTCCCGGCGGCCCGGGCCAAGCCATGAATTTTGGCAAATCCAAAGCTCGCTTTCAAATGGAAGCTAAAACAGGCGTACTGTTCGACGACGTAGCAGGCGTTGAGGAAGCCAAAGAAGAACTACAAGAAGTAGTGACATTCCTCAAAAAACCCGAACGCTTCACCGCAGTCGGGGCGAAGATTCCCAAAGGCGTGCTGCTAGTTGGCCCTCCCGGAACCGGTAAAACCTTGCTGGCAAAAGCGATCGCAGGCGAAGCCGGCGTGCCTTTCTTCAGCATCTCCGGTTCGGAATTTGTCGAAATGTTCGTCGGTGTCGGCGCTTCCCGCGTTCGGGACTTGTTCAAGAAAGCTAAAGAAAATGCTCCTTGCATCATCTTCATCGATGAAATCGATGCAGTCGGTCGCCAGCGCGGCGCCGGTATCGGCGGCGGTAACGACGAACGGGAACAAACCCTGAACCAGTTGCTGACCGAAATGGACGGTTTTGAGGGCAATACTGGCATTATCATCATTGCTGCCACCAACCGCCCCGACGTGCTCGATTCAGCGCTGCTGCGTCCAGGACGTTTTGACCGCCAAGTTAGCGTAGATACGCCGGATATCAAAGGCCGCTTGGAAATTTTGGAAGTTCACGCGCGCAACAAGAAGCTGTCTGCGGAGATTTCTTTGGACGCCATCGCCCGCCGCACTCCTGGTTTTACCGGCGCTGATTTGGCTAACTTGCTCAACGAAGCGGCTATTTTAACCGCCCGCCGCCGCAAAGAAGCGATTACGATGCTCGAAGTTGACGATGCAGTCGATCGCGTGGTAGCAGGTATGGAAGGCACTCCTTTGGTGGACAGCAAGAGCAAGCGCTTGATTGCTTACCACGAAATCGGCCACGCGATCGTCGGTACAATCATTCAAGCCCACGATCCAGTTCAAAAAGTTACCTTAGTTCCTCGCGGACAGGCCCGCGGCTTGACTTGGTTCATGCCCAGCGAAGACCAAGGTTTGATTTCTCGATCGCAAATTTTAGCCCGGATTAGCGGTGCTTTAGGTGGCCGCGCAGCCGAAGAAGTAGTTTTCGGCGATGCCGAAGTAACCACCGGTGCCGGCAACGACTTGCAGCAAGTCAGCGGCATGGCGCGGCAAATGGTGACTCGCTATGGGATGTCTACCTTGGGCCCGATCGCCCTGGAAGCTCAACAAAGCGAAATTTTCCTCGGCCGCGACTACACAGCGCGATCGGAATATTCCGAAGAAATAGCCTCTCGGATTGACGGACAAGTTCGATCGATTGTCGATCATTGCTACGACGACGCCCGCCGAATTATTCGCGAAAATCGCACCGTGATTGATCGCTTAGTCGATTTGTTGATCGAAAAAGAAACCATCGACGGCGAAGAGTTGCGCCTCATCGTCTCTGAATACACTTTTGTTCCTGAAAAAGAACAATACGTTCCTCAGCTTTAA